One window of Nonomuraea muscovyensis genomic DNA carries:
- a CDS encoding dihydrolipoyl dehydrogenase family protein: MSDEFDVIVIGGGPAGENVAGRAVRGGLTAAVVEERLAGGECSYWACVPSKALLRPVELAAEASRVPGLTVGPIDAGKVLGRRDEAVSFYDDAGQVGWVDGLPATFVRGSGRLDGPRRVRVGTPDGGERVLIARHAVVVATGTSAAVPPVPGLREASPWTSHEVTAATAVPERLVVIGGGVVACEMAQAMHGLGARRTTLLVRGGGLLARMEPFAGELVAESFADSGIDVRLRTGPGRVERPAPGGPVTVHVPDGPPIEADELLVATGRRPATTAIGLDTVGLRPGESIEVDDSMRATGVEDGWLYAVGDANGRALLTHMGKYQARICGDVIVARAKGEPDDLPALRDLADGYGAPQVVFTDPQVCSVGRTEAAARAAGFTVRAVEYDLASVTGAYLLGDGYRGRAKAVVDEERRVLLGVTFVGPGVGELLHAATVAVTAEVPLERLWHAVPSFPTVSEVWLRLLETYGL, from the coding sequence ATGAGCGACGAGTTCGACGTGATCGTGATCGGAGGCGGGCCCGCCGGGGAGAACGTCGCGGGCCGGGCCGTCCGGGGCGGGCTCACGGCCGCGGTCGTCGAGGAGCGGCTCGCGGGCGGCGAGTGCTCCTACTGGGCGTGCGTCCCCAGCAAGGCGTTGCTGCGCCCGGTGGAGCTGGCCGCCGAGGCGAGCCGGGTGCCCGGGCTGACGGTCGGCCCGATCGACGCCGGCAAGGTGCTGGGCAGGCGCGACGAGGCCGTCTCCTTCTACGACGACGCGGGGCAGGTGGGCTGGGTCGACGGACTGCCCGCCACGTTCGTCCGGGGCAGCGGCCGGCTCGACGGGCCCAGGCGGGTGCGGGTCGGCACGCCCGACGGCGGCGAGCGGGTGCTGATCGCCCGGCACGCCGTGGTCGTCGCCACGGGCACCTCCGCCGCGGTTCCGCCGGTGCCGGGGCTGCGCGAGGCGTCCCCCTGGACCAGCCACGAGGTCACCGCCGCCACGGCCGTGCCGGAGCGGCTGGTCGTGATCGGCGGCGGCGTGGTGGCCTGCGAGATGGCGCAGGCCATGCACGGCCTCGGCGCGCGGCGCACCACGTTGCTGGTGCGCGGCGGCGGGTTGCTGGCCAGGATGGAGCCGTTCGCGGGCGAGCTGGTGGCCGAGTCGTTCGCCGACTCCGGCATCGACGTGCGGCTGCGCACCGGTCCCGGCCGGGTGGAGCGCCCCGCGCCGGGTGGTCCGGTGACCGTGCACGTGCCTGACGGCCCGCCGATCGAGGCCGACGAGCTGCTGGTGGCCACGGGTCGCCGGCCGGCGACCACGGCGATCGGCCTGGACACCGTCGGACTGCGGCCGGGCGAGAGCATCGAGGTCGACGACAGCATGCGGGCCACGGGGGTCGAGGACGGCTGGCTGTACGCGGTCGGCGACGCCAACGGCCGGGCGCTGCTCACGCACATGGGCAAGTACCAGGCCCGGATCTGCGGCGACGTCATCGTCGCCCGGGCCAAGGGCGAGCCCGACGACCTGCCCGCCCTGCGCGACCTGGCCGACGGCTACGGGGCGCCGCAGGTGGTCTTCACCGACCCGCAGGTCTGCTCGGTGGGCCGCACCGAGGCGGCGGCGCGCGCGGCCGGGTTCACGGTGCGGGCGGTCGAGTACGACCTGGCGTCGGTGACGGGCGCCTACCTGCTCGGCGACGGCTACCGGGGCCGGGCCAAGGCCGTGGTGGACGAGGAGCGGCGGGTGCTGCTCGGGGTGACGTTCGTCGGGCCCGGCGTGGGCGAGCTGCTGCACGCGGCGACGGTGGCGGTCACGGCGGAGGTGCCGCTGGAGCGTCT
- a CDS encoding pentapeptide repeat-containing protein, translated as MAERRSGRPSPPTLTTIRSADWDGRELAGEVHRQVLFVDVDMTEATDRGSSFEECTFRDVRFNVSVHEDALFAGCTFSRCSFFDATFTGCKLTGSMFDGCSFGLLKVEGGDWSYACLPGADLRGSSFQGVRLREADLTGARLEGAEIRAGDLSGAWLHGADLTRCDLRGTELTGLDPHTVTLDGAVIDLRQAAVLAAALGLEVR; from the coding sequence ATGGCCGAACGGAGATCCGGACGACCCTCGCCGCCGACCCTCACCACGATCAGGTCCGCCGACTGGGACGGGCGTGAGCTCGCCGGCGAGGTCCACCGGCAGGTGTTGTTCGTCGACGTGGACATGACCGAGGCGACCGACCGAGGCTCCTCGTTCGAGGAGTGCACCTTCCGCGACGTCCGCTTCAACGTGTCGGTCCACGAGGACGCCCTGTTCGCCGGTTGCACGTTCTCGCGCTGCTCGTTCTTCGACGCCACCTTCACGGGGTGCAAGCTGACCGGCAGCATGTTCGACGGCTGCTCGTTCGGGTTGCTCAAGGTCGAGGGAGGCGACTGGTCCTATGCCTGCCTGCCCGGCGCCGACCTGCGCGGCAGCTCCTTCCAGGGCGTGCGCCTGCGCGAGGCCGACCTGACCGGGGCCCGGCTGGAGGGCGCCGAGATCCGGGCGGGCGACCTGTCGGGGGCGTGGCTGCACGGCGCCGACCTGACCCGCTGCGACCTGCGCGGCACCGAGCTGACCGGGCTCGACCCGCACACGGTCACGCTGGACGGCGCCGTCATCGACCTCCGCCAGGCGGCGGTGCTGGCCGCCGCCCTGGGGCTGGAGGTGCGCTAG
- a CDS encoding cation:proton antiporter, whose amino-acid sequence MHHTAIIFLEFGAVLVALGVLGALALRVGISPIPLYLLAGLAFGTGGILPLATSEEFISVGAEIGVVLLLLTLGLEYNADELVTSLKSNARAGIVDLVLNAAPGAICALLLGWGPVAAVAMAGVTYATSSGITAKVLSDLGWVGNRETPTVLSLLVFEDLTMAIYLPVLTAMLAGLSLASGAVTVAIALATVSVVLLVALKFGRFIEAFVSSPNNEVLLLKVVGLALLVAGIAQQLQVSAAVGAFLVGIALSGQLAHDALALLEPLRDLFAAVFFVFFGLQTDPTKIGPVAGLAALLAVISMITKLLTGAFAARRAGIAKAGQARAGIALIPRGEFNIVIAGLAVAAGVHPDLGPLAAAYVLILAAFGPLAAKLVQPLITSIAKRTG is encoded by the coding sequence TTGCACCACACTGCGATCATCTTCCTGGAGTTCGGCGCTGTCCTGGTGGCTCTCGGCGTGCTCGGCGCGCTCGCCCTTCGGGTCGGCATCTCCCCCATTCCCCTCTACCTGCTCGCCGGCCTCGCGTTCGGCACGGGCGGCATCCTGCCGCTGGCCACCAGCGAGGAGTTCATCTCCGTCGGCGCCGAGATCGGCGTCGTGCTGCTGCTGCTCACGCTGGGCCTGGAGTACAACGCCGACGAGCTGGTCACCAGCCTCAAGAGCAACGCCCGGGCCGGCATCGTCGACCTGGTGCTCAACGCGGCGCCGGGCGCGATCTGCGCGCTGCTGCTCGGCTGGGGGCCCGTCGCCGCCGTGGCGATGGCCGGCGTCACCTACGCCACCTCGTCGGGCATCACCGCCAAGGTGCTGTCCGACCTGGGCTGGGTCGGCAACCGCGAGACCCCGACCGTGCTGTCGCTGCTGGTCTTCGAGGACCTGACGATGGCCATCTACCTGCCGGTCCTGACGGCGATGCTGGCCGGGCTGAGCCTGGCGAGCGGCGCCGTCACGGTGGCGATCGCGCTGGCGACGGTGAGCGTGGTGCTCCTGGTCGCGTTGAAGTTCGGGCGGTTCATCGAGGCGTTCGTCTCCAGTCCCAACAACGAGGTGCTGCTGCTGAAGGTGGTCGGCCTCGCGCTGCTCGTGGCCGGCATCGCCCAGCAGCTCCAGGTGTCGGCGGCCGTCGGGGCGTTCCTCGTCGGCATCGCGCTGTCGGGGCAGCTCGCGCACGACGCGCTGGCCCTGCTGGAGCCGCTGCGCGACCTGTTCGCGGCGGTGTTCTTCGTCTTCTTCGGCCTGCAGACCGACCCGACCAAGATCGGCCCGGTGGCCGGGCTGGCGGCGCTGCTGGCCGTGATCAGCATGATCACCAAGTTGCTCACGGGCGCGTTCGCCGCCCGGCGGGCGGGCATCGCCAAGGCGGGCCAGGCGCGGGCCGGCATCGCGCTCATCCCGCGCGGTGAGTTCAACATCGTCATCGCCGGTCTGGCCGTGGCCGCCGGGGTGCACCCGGACCTCGGGCCGCTGGCCGCCGCGTACGTGCTCATCCTGGCGGCGTTCGGGCCGCTGGCGGCCAAGCTCGTGCAGCCGCTCATCACCTCGATCGCCAAGCGCACCGGCTGA
- a CDS encoding cation:proton antiporter regulatory subunit translates to MDVEQTALPGIGLRHEFTTQSGKRVGVVSHRTGRRDLVIYDREDPDRVCETVKLNDEEAEALVELLGAPRIVQRLNQLHEQVAGLVSLQLPIPPGSPYVGRPMGDARVRTRTNASIVAVVRAGQVFASPGPDFVFAGNDTVVVVGSADSTAEVADILAHG, encoded by the coding sequence GTGGACGTAGAACAGACGGCACTGCCCGGCATCGGTCTGCGCCACGAGTTCACCACACAGTCGGGCAAGCGGGTCGGCGTCGTCTCGCACCGCACCGGCCGCCGCGACCTGGTGATCTACGACAGGGAAGACCCCGACCGCGTCTGCGAGACGGTCAAGCTCAACGACGAGGAGGCCGAGGCGCTGGTCGAGCTGCTCGGCGCGCCCCGCATCGTGCAGCGGCTCAACCAGTTGCACGAGCAGGTCGCGGGCCTGGTCAGCCTGCAGCTGCCCATCCCGCCGGGCTCGCCCTACGTGGGCCGGCCGATGGGTGATGCGCGGGTCCGCACCCGCACCAACGCCTCCATCGTGGCCGTCGTGCGCGCCGGCCAGGTGTTCGCGAGCCCGGGGCCGGACTTCGTCTTCGCCGGGAACGACACCGTCGTGGTCGTGGGCAGCGCCGACAGCACCGCCGAGGTGGCCGACATCCTGGCTCACGGGTAG
- a CDS encoding acetate/propionate family kinase produces MTDRILVLNTGSSSIKYELIEVASHARAARGLVERIGEEEGRLTHHVDGGQAYERRQPFPGHADGLAAMLKAFADAGPDLDPVAVGHRVVHGGTRFTEAVLVDDGVIAAIEELAPLAPLHNPVNVAGIRVARDAFPGVPQVAVFDTAFHRTLPPEAYTYAVPAEWGVRRFGFHGTSCAYVSERAAALLGRPLAETNLIVLHLGNGASATAVAGGRSVDTSMGLTPLEGLVMGTRSGDVDPALPGYLARVHGLDAHATEEALSRRAGLLALAGSGDMREARRRVAGGDARARLALDVYVRRIRKYVGAYHAVLGRVDAVVFTGGVGEHDRATRAETMAGLEGFGIELDAARNEAGSSAERVVSAAGSRTAVLVVPTDEEWEIARQAVALL; encoded by the coding sequence ATGACCGACCGGATCCTCGTGCTGAACACCGGCTCGTCCTCGATCAAGTACGAACTGATCGAGGTGGCGTCCCATGCCCGTGCGGCGCGGGGCCTGGTGGAGCGGATCGGCGAGGAGGAGGGGCGGCTGACGCACCACGTGGACGGCGGCCAGGCCTACGAGCGGCGGCAGCCGTTCCCGGGCCACGCGGACGGCCTGGCCGCGATGCTGAAGGCGTTCGCCGACGCCGGCCCCGACCTCGACCCGGTCGCGGTGGGGCACCGGGTGGTGCACGGCGGGACGCGGTTCACCGAGGCGGTGCTGGTCGACGACGGGGTGATCGCCGCGATCGAGGAGCTTGCGCCGCTCGCCCCGCTGCACAACCCGGTGAACGTGGCCGGCATCCGGGTGGCCAGGGACGCCTTCCCCGGGGTGCCCCAGGTGGCGGTGTTCGACACCGCGTTCCACCGGACGCTGCCGCCCGAGGCGTACACCTACGCGGTGCCCGCCGAGTGGGGGGTGCGCCGGTTCGGCTTCCACGGCACGTCGTGCGCGTACGTGTCGGAGCGGGCGGCGGCCCTGCTGGGCCGGCCCCTGGCGGAGACGAACCTGATCGTGCTGCACCTGGGCAACGGGGCGAGCGCGACCGCGGTCGCGGGCGGGCGCAGCGTGGACACCTCGATGGGGCTGACGCCGCTGGAGGGGCTGGTCATGGGCACCCGTTCGGGTGACGTCGACCCGGCGCTGCCCGGCTACCTGGCGCGGGTCCACGGGCTCGACGCGCACGCCACCGAGGAGGCGCTGAGCCGTCGCGCGGGCCTGCTGGCGCTCGCGGGGTCCGGCGACATGCGGGAGGCGCGCCGGCGCGTGGCCGGCGGCGACGCGCGGGCGCGGCTGGCCCTGGACGTCTACGTGCGCCGGATCCGCAAGTACGTCGGCGCCTACCACGCGGTGCTGGGGCGGGTCGACGCGGTGGTGTTCACCGGTGGCGTGGGCGAGCATGACAGGGCCACCCGGGCCGAGACCATGGCCGGGCTCGAAGGGTTCGGCATCGAGCTCGATGCGGCGCGCAACGAGGCCGGCTCGTCCGCCGAGCGGGTCGTGTCGGCGGCCGGGTCGCGGACCGCGGTGCTGGTCGTGCCGACGGACGAGGAATGGGAGATCGCCCGTCAGGCCGTCGCCCTGTTGTGA
- a CDS encoding ATP-binding protein, giving the protein MDIRSRKEQAFTMAFTEGDVAQARGAVERFARAQGMPGERVTDLVLATNEAVVNAVAHGGGQGVLRVWAADGTVGCDIRDFGRGIPMHRLAGGEPPAHQPGGWGIWLIRRLADKVAFTTGPGGTAVRIAMTLSGDDDRDVL; this is encoded by the coding sequence ATGGACATCCGGTCGAGGAAGGAACAGGCGTTCACCATGGCATTCACCGAGGGGGACGTCGCGCAGGCGCGGGGGGCCGTCGAACGGTTCGCCCGCGCGCAGGGCATGCCCGGTGAACGGGTCACCGACCTGGTGCTGGCCACCAACGAGGCGGTGGTCAACGCCGTCGCCCACGGCGGCGGTCAAGGGGTGCTGCGCGTGTGGGCCGCGGACGGAACCGTGGGCTGCGACATCAGGGACTTCGGGCGGGGCATCCCGATGCACCGCCTCGCCGGCGGCGAACCGCCGGCCCACCAGCCGGGAGGCTGGGGCATTTGGCTCATTCGCCGGCTGGCCGATAAGGTCGCGTTCACGACCGGCCCGGGTGGCACCGCCGTACGGATCGCGATGACGCTGTCCGGCGACGACGATCGCGATGTGCTGTGA